The Pygocentrus nattereri isolate fPygNat1 chromosome 2, fPygNat1.pri, whole genome shotgun sequence genome has a window encoding:
- the samd7 gene encoding sterile alpha motif domain-containing protein 7 isoform X2, producing the protein MTPREQLRKMTALGEQSALDEKHWYRLVNGMSAGELRQRQELMMRNQMAMTPQILAQGQQRLQAVPAQFEPRFMDRELVPPAEMVSSEARQMHMGAHLGPQLPSHSNVIPGRGYPGAGGYGFLPTESMETVARRQELIHKQNIARMEMNAILHQKELENAHQKGLIGMENSMVYQGLPPNPMAFRGRQRLPDGHDVFVHRPTLEDLQANSLLMSSSPYPPIGTLQRERGRRAGRRTTNHKGAEVNTACPKSQSEEKSVEQSPGGASGEEKEPDVKGELTGEATASQSKAHQTKLDPDLSASSARKSYKDGEQGLRKPCISGPEVCAEGPNCNSSSGEKDISNPCSAFQEKFLYPSVAGPLSGFPYMFPLPGNGLLPPGPPNLFLNGEEMSSLEDLRKWTVDDVYNFINDIPSCSEYAQTFKDHMIDGETLPLLTEDHLLDTLGLKLGPALKIRSQVSRRLGNMLCMLNLPLAPPLQPQPEKAVDRSSDISSPLNCHSVELLGSPRDPEGLKPTEPGADAGGQSPTAMSESA; encoded by the exons ATGACTCCGCGGGAGCAGCTGAGGAAGATGACGGCTCTGGGGGAGCAGAGCGCTCTGGATGAGAAACACTGGTACCGGCTGGTGAACGGCATGTCGGCTGGAG AGCTGAGGCAGAGGCAGGAGCTGATGATGAGGAACCAGATGGCGATGACCCCTCAGATCCTGGCTCAGGGGCAGCAGAGGCTGCAGGCCGTTCCCGCTCAGTTTGAGCCGCGGTTCATGGACAG AGAGCTGGTGCCTCCTGCTGAGATGGTTTCGTCTGAAGCTCGGCAGATGCATATGGGAGCCCATCTGGGGCCACAGCTGCCCTCACACTCTAATGTCATTCCAGGCAGAGGATATCCTGGAGCAG GAGGTTACGGGTTTCTTCCCACTGAATCCATGGAAACTGTTGCTAGACGACAAGAACTTATTCACAAACAGAACATCGCCAG GATGGAGATGAACGCGATCCTCCACcagaaggagctggagaacgccCACCAGAAAGGCCTGATCGGAATGGAGAACTCCATGGTGTACCAGGGCCTGCCGCCCAACCCCATGGCCTTTAGGGGGCGCCAGCGGCTCCCAGACGGCCATGACGTGTTTGTGCATCGCCCCACGCTAGAAGACCTGCAGGCCAACAGCCTGCTCATGTCCAGCAGCCCATATCCACCAATAGGCACGCTGCAGAGGGAGAGGGGGCGGAGAGCTGGCCGGAGAACCACCAATCACAAGGGGGCAGAGGTCAACACGGCCTGTCCCAAAAGCCAGTCGGAGGAGAAGAGCGTAGAGCAGAGTCCAGGAGGAGCTTCGGGAGAAGAGAAGGAGCCAGACGTCAAAGGTGAACTGACCGGTGAAGCCACCGCTAGCCAGAG CAAAGCCCACCAGACTAAGCTGGACCCCGATCTGTCCGCCAGCTCAGCCAGGAAGAGCTACAAAGACGGAGAGCAGGGTCTCCGGAAGCCGTGCATCAGTGGGCCGGAGGTGTGCGCCGAAGGCCCGAACTGTAACTCCAGCAGCGGCGAGAAGGACATTTCCAACCCCTGCTCAGCTTTCCAGGAGAAGTTCCTGTACCCATCTGTCGCCGGGCCGCTCTCAGGCTTCCCGTACATGTTCCCGTTGCCAGGCAACGGACTCCTGCCTCCTG GACCTCCGAACCTGTTCCTGAACGGTGAGGAGATGTCGTCGCTGGAAGATCTCCGCAAGTGGACGGTGGACGACGTCTACAACTTCATCAACGACATACCGAGCTGCTCTGAATACGCTCAG ACGTTTAAGGACCACATGATCGATGGAGAGACGTTACCGCTGCTGACTGAAGACCACCTGCTGGACACTCTCGGACTCAAACTCGGCCCAGCGCTCAAGATACGATCTCAG GTCTCTCGCAGGCTGGGTAATATGCTGTGCATGCTGAACCTGCCGCTGGCGCCTCCCTTACAGCCCCAACCCGAGAAGGCTGTGGATCGATCCTCAGATATCAGCTCTCCGCTCAACTGCCacagtgtggagctgctgggGAGCCCTCGAGACCCCGAGGGTCTCAAACCCACCGAGCCTGGGGCCGATGCCGGGGGTCAGTCACCAACAGCCATGAGCGAGTCCGCCTGA
- the samd7 gene encoding sterile alpha motif domain-containing protein 7 isoform X1, which produces MTPREQLRKMTALGEQSALDEKHWYRLVNGMSAGELRQRQELMMRNQMAMTPQILAQGQQRLQAVPAQFEPRFMDRELVPPAEMVSSEARQMHMGAHLGPQLPSHSNVIPGRGYPGAAGGYGFLPTESMETVARRQELIHKQNIARMEMNAILHQKELENAHQKGLIGMENSMVYQGLPPNPMAFRGRQRLPDGHDVFVHRPTLEDLQANSLLMSSSPYPPIGTLQRERGRRAGRRTTNHKGAEVNTACPKSQSEEKSVEQSPGGASGEEKEPDVKGELTGEATASQSKAHQTKLDPDLSASSARKSYKDGEQGLRKPCISGPEVCAEGPNCNSSSGEKDISNPCSAFQEKFLYPSVAGPLSGFPYMFPLPGNGLLPPGPPNLFLNGEEMSSLEDLRKWTVDDVYNFINDIPSCSEYAQTFKDHMIDGETLPLLTEDHLLDTLGLKLGPALKIRSQVSRRLGNMLCMLNLPLAPPLQPQPEKAVDRSSDISSPLNCHSVELLGSPRDPEGLKPTEPGADAGGQSPTAMSESA; this is translated from the exons ATGACTCCGCGGGAGCAGCTGAGGAAGATGACGGCTCTGGGGGAGCAGAGCGCTCTGGATGAGAAACACTGGTACCGGCTGGTGAACGGCATGTCGGCTGGAG AGCTGAGGCAGAGGCAGGAGCTGATGATGAGGAACCAGATGGCGATGACCCCTCAGATCCTGGCTCAGGGGCAGCAGAGGCTGCAGGCCGTTCCCGCTCAGTTTGAGCCGCGGTTCATGGACAG AGAGCTGGTGCCTCCTGCTGAGATGGTTTCGTCTGAAGCTCGGCAGATGCATATGGGAGCCCATCTGGGGCCACAGCTGCCCTCACACTCTAATGTCATTCCAGGCAGAGGATATCCTGGAGCAG CAGGAGGTTACGGGTTTCTTCCCACTGAATCCATGGAAACTGTTGCTAGACGACAAGAACTTATTCACAAACAGAACATCGCCAG GATGGAGATGAACGCGATCCTCCACcagaaggagctggagaacgccCACCAGAAAGGCCTGATCGGAATGGAGAACTCCATGGTGTACCAGGGCCTGCCGCCCAACCCCATGGCCTTTAGGGGGCGCCAGCGGCTCCCAGACGGCCATGACGTGTTTGTGCATCGCCCCACGCTAGAAGACCTGCAGGCCAACAGCCTGCTCATGTCCAGCAGCCCATATCCACCAATAGGCACGCTGCAGAGGGAGAGGGGGCGGAGAGCTGGCCGGAGAACCACCAATCACAAGGGGGCAGAGGTCAACACGGCCTGTCCCAAAAGCCAGTCGGAGGAGAAGAGCGTAGAGCAGAGTCCAGGAGGAGCTTCGGGAGAAGAGAAGGAGCCAGACGTCAAAGGTGAACTGACCGGTGAAGCCACCGCTAGCCAGAG CAAAGCCCACCAGACTAAGCTGGACCCCGATCTGTCCGCCAGCTCAGCCAGGAAGAGCTACAAAGACGGAGAGCAGGGTCTCCGGAAGCCGTGCATCAGTGGGCCGGAGGTGTGCGCCGAAGGCCCGAACTGTAACTCCAGCAGCGGCGAGAAGGACATTTCCAACCCCTGCTCAGCTTTCCAGGAGAAGTTCCTGTACCCATCTGTCGCCGGGCCGCTCTCAGGCTTCCCGTACATGTTCCCGTTGCCAGGCAACGGACTCCTGCCTCCTG GACCTCCGAACCTGTTCCTGAACGGTGAGGAGATGTCGTCGCTGGAAGATCTCCGCAAGTGGACGGTGGACGACGTCTACAACTTCATCAACGACATACCGAGCTGCTCTGAATACGCTCAG ACGTTTAAGGACCACATGATCGATGGAGAGACGTTACCGCTGCTGACTGAAGACCACCTGCTGGACACTCTCGGACTCAAACTCGGCCCAGCGCTCAAGATACGATCTCAG GTCTCTCGCAGGCTGGGTAATATGCTGTGCATGCTGAACCTGCCGCTGGCGCCTCCCTTACAGCCCCAACCCGAGAAGGCTGTGGATCGATCCTCAGATATCAGCTCTCCGCTCAACTGCCacagtgtggagctgctgggGAGCCCTCGAGACCCCGAGGGTCTCAAACCCACCGAGCCTGGGGCCGATGCCGGGGGTCAGTCACCAACAGCCATGAGCGAGTCCGCCTGA